The window GCCCGACACACCAAACGCAAACTCTCCCAGCCCCCCAGACCAAACCCACAGGCCAACGCCTGCCGTAGATCATCATACTGAGCGATCGACAACTGAAACCTAGCTCGATAGGTTTGGAATAGATCTAAGAACGGCGACGCTTCCGCTATCATGCCTAGGTTTTCTCCTGGTTCGACAGCCGCTCTTGATAGAATTTTTGCTCGTCTTTTGTCTTAAATAACGTGCTCAAAAGTGGGTAGTGATTCGCCAAGTTTTGCAAGTCTGCCCGAGCCTCTTCGACCGATTTAGGAGGCGTGAGCAAGAGAGCCGTAAGGAAGTCTAGAAAGGCGCTCGTTGACGGTGGATTGACACTGCGATTGTTCTCAGAGGCTTGGCGAATGCGATAAAACTTGTCTACGGCTTCCTGCACTACAGCGTCTTGGTCTTTCGTAAACTCAAACCGACTTTTAATAATTTTAAGGAGCTGTTCCTCATCTGGAAATGGCACATAGTAATACAAACATCGCCGCAGAAAAGCCTGGGGCAATGGCTTCTCGCGATTGCTGGTGATGATGATAATGGGCTTCTGTTCGGCAACAATCTCTTCCCCGGTTTCAGGGATCGTAAACCGCATATCATCCAGCTCTAGCAAGAGATCATTGGGGAAATCGCTATCGGCTTTATCGATTTCATCAATCAGCACAATGGAGCGATAGCCTTGTTTATCGTTCTTATGAACATCATCGCTCTTATGAACATCATCGCTCTCACGACCATTACAAAAGGCTCGACCCAATGCCCCAAATTCTCGGTATGCTTCTCGATTAAATAATCGCTTCTGCAACTCCTCTGCTTCCTTCTCTGGAAGGCGATCGCGAGCCCCCATCAACTGCGCATCCCGCAACCGAGCGATCGCATCATAGCGATACTTGCCATCCACCGCCCGCGTTGTAGAATTGACGCTCCAAATGTGAAAATCCCACCACGTTTGTCCTAATGCTTGGAGGCGATCGCGATAGCGTTGGGTATATTCATAGGCGATCGCCCCTGCCAGCCGAGTCTTGCCGCAGCCGGGCTCCCCTTCAAGCAATAACGGTTTTTCGAGAGCGATCGCAAGGTTGACCACCTCACTCAAGTTTGGGGCAGGCAGGTAGGGATGATAGACGCGCCCGCGATCGTCGGTTTCCCCAGCGCGATCGGGCTGCTCTGTGCCCTGATAGTCGTACTTGTATGGGTCGCTACTCTCCGCACTCATCCTGCCTTCTCCAATTTCCAGTATTGTTCGATATCCGCAAACGT is drawn from Candidatus Obscuribacterales bacterium and contains these coding sequences:
- a CDS encoding MoxR family ATPase: MSAESSDPYKYDYQGTEQPDRAGETDDRGRVYHPYLPAPNLSEVVNLAIALEKPLLLEGEPGCGKTRLAGAIAYEYTQRYRDRLQALGQTWWDFHIWSVNSTTRAVDGKYRYDAIARLRDAQLMGARDRLPEKEAEELQKRLFNREAYREFGALGRAFCNGRESDDVHKSDDVHKNDKQGYRSIVLIDEIDKADSDFPNDLLLELDDMRFTIPETGEEIVAEQKPIIIITSNREKPLPQAFLRRCLYYYVPFPDEEQLLKIIKSRFEFTKDQDAVVQEAVDKFYRIRQASENNRSVNPPSTSAFLDFLTALLLTPPKSVEEARADLQNLANHYPLLSTLFKTKDEQKFYQERLSNQEKT